GCAGGAGCTACAACAATGGATCCTGTATTTTTTGCCTTTCATCCTACCAATCGATTTCTTTATGTATCTAGTTTTAGTGGTGCCAGTATTACGGCATTTTCCTTTGATCAAAACACAGGAATCCTCACAAAGATTAATGACTATAGCCAATCTTGTTTCTGTAGTTTAAACCACTTAGCAATCACTCCTGATGGAAAATTTCTCTACGTGAATGGAAATGGCGGAACAGAACCTATCATAGGTTATTCGGTAGATCAAAACACGGGTGCCTTATCGAATTTAGCTGGTTCTCCTTTTGGAACGGGAGTTCCCAATATGGAAGCACTTCTAGTTGATTCAACTTCCAACTACTTATATTCCGTTGCCAGCGCAGGTGTTATTATAGGCAGGCAAATTGATTCATTCACTGGAAACCTAACAGCCATTCCAGGAAGTCCATTTACAGGGACAACTGGAAACTTTCGCGCTGTCATGCATCCTTCAGGAAAGTATTTTTACACAGTAAATATTTTGGGTGCAACATTAGCAAAACATGATATATCAACAAACAATGGTTCCATCTCATCTGCAAATTCAATATTGAACTTTGGTTCGAATTTACAATTTGTAACTTTGGATCCAACTGGTACCTATGGTTTTGTTAGCAATATAGCTTCTAACAATTTTTATCAATTCAAAGTGGATCCAACAACGGGAGCCCCAAGCCTAATGAACTCGGGAAATCCTTATCCAGCTTCTGCCACTCCAAGTGTTCCCCAACCTTTTCGCCTGGCCCAATGATTCAAAACGGAGAGTAGTAAACTCTTTATGAAAATCATTTTGCTTTCTTTCTAAGATCGCTTGTTTATGATCTAAGCCATCTGTTTTAGGTTCCGTTCCATAGACCATCTGGATCATTTCCTTTTCAGAATTCCAAATGCTAAAAGTCAAAAAACCTTCGGAAAAATAACTGAAGTTACAAACGGTTGTTATACTAACTTATGATACCGCTACAATCATATACCTATAATTTTATCAATGACCCCATATTCCAGAGCTTCTGTTGCAGAAAACCAAGTATCACGTTCTGTATCTTCCATAATTTTTTCTAAAGGTTGTCCCGTTGCGTTTGCCATTATTTGATTTAACAAGTCTTTCTCCCTTCTTACTGATTCAGCAAAAATTCGGATATCTTCTGCAGGTCCCTTAAATTCTCCCATAACATGCGGTTGGTGTATCAAAACTTTACTATGAGGGTAGGCAAAACGATATCCTTTGGCTCCAGATAGTAGTAGGACTGCACCGAATGACATGGCCATGCCTAAACAGATTGTATGAACGGGATTATGCAAACTCTTCATTACATCCAATATCGCCAAACCTGCATAAGTAGATCCGCCAGGAGAATGAATATATAAAGTGACTGGTCTTGTGGGATCCAATGCTTCCAGATATAAGAATCGATCAATTAGATATCTTGCGGAATTATCATTAACTTCTCCCCAAAGAAAAACTTTTCTTTGTTCGAGGTATACGTTTTCTATTTGTCCATTAGAATAATATTGTGTAGCTTCCATAAAATTCCCTAAGCCGCCACCATAAAACTTGAATTGGCTTCCGGTCGAAAGGTTTCACCAATTCCGTTTCGAAGAATTCTCTTAACGCGTATATGTCTTTTTTTGATAAAAGATAAAGTTTTACCTTCTGATTTTGAAATTTCGACTAGAGAATAATTTTGGTAATAATAAAGTTCGATTAACTTTTGATCGTCGGGATCTAATTTTTTGACATTCTTAGAAATTGTTTCAAAACATTCTTTTTCCAAAAGGGAAAAATCTAACTTTTCTGAATTTTGATCGATTTGAATTGGATCTACAAAAATTAAATTCTGAGATTCTTTCTTTCTCAAGATTCTGTCTACATATTTGATCAGAGTTCTCTTGAGCAAAGAGGGAAAAGCAGCGGGAGTGGTGATTTTTTCCAGATTACGATATAAGTCCCAGAAAGATTCCTGAACTACATCCTGAGCAAGATCTTCATCTTTCAAAATCTTACAGGCAAATTGATTGGCAAAACTAGAAAATCGATTTTGTAAATCAGCCCAAGCTCGAAGATCACCAGACTTAGCTTGGTTCAAAAGTTCAATGTAGGATATGTCATTCATACTTTTCAATGTCCCTGTTTACCACAATTTAGTTCTAAAAAAAAGTATTTTCCTGGCGCTTTTTTGTCCATATGAATCAGAAATAAGGATTTCTTGACTTTTCATTGGCCTATTGGTTCTTTTCCTCCAGAATGTCTCAAATTTTTGCCTTTGTTCGTTCCCTGTTTCAAGCTCCTGCTGGTGTGGAACTCCGCTACCAAAGGTATTATGTTGCAACTAACTCCATTTATGTATTAGCAGCCCTCATTCATTTTACCTTTATTTTTTTCTTTACTTTAGTAGGTGCCTGGGAAATGGCAATTTTCAATTTCGGAAGTGTATTTTGGTTTGCCTTTACCATATGGATCAACAGGAAAAAATATCTATTCACTTCACTATATTTATGTTTTTCAGAAGTATTTTTACACGCATTAGCAGCCACGTACTTTTTTGGTTGGGGCGCCGGTTACCAATACTATATGATGCTTTTTGCCACCGGAATTTTTCTTTTACCACCTGGAAAAAACTTTCTAAAGTTTGGAAGTATTGTCATCGGATGTTTACTGTTTGCCTCCACTTATTACTATTCTATGACCAACTCACCCGTATATATTTGGAATGAGAATTTTCTTGCCTTAATCAACGTTTCCAATATTATATTTTCTACTCTCTTTCATGCAGGATTTGCATATTATTTTACACTAGCAGCTAACATAGCGGAAGATTCCTTAGAGAGAGAAAACAAAGCACAAACAGCTTTTTTCCAAAACATATCCCATGAACTGAGAACTCCGCTAACATTAATCTCTGGACCTTCGGAATCAGCTCTTCAAAGAGGAGAAGGATTATCACCATCAGAAGTAAAAGTTGTAGTCAATCAATCAAGACGCCTAACGCGTCTGGTAAATCAACTTTTAGATCTCCAAAAAATTACTTCAGGAAGAATGGAACTTAGAAAATCTAACCTTCGTTTGAATGAGTTTTTAACACAAGTTTCAGAAAATTTTACTTCCTATGTAAAACGTAAAAACATTGACTTTGAATTGATATTATGTGAAGAACCTGTATTTGTTGAAGCCGATCCAGAACAATTAGACAAATGTATTTTCAATTATCTATCAAACTCAATTAAGTTTACAGAAGCAGGTGGAAAAATTCGTTTAGAATTAAAAAAAATCGAAAACGTAGCAGTTGTTTCTGTTCGAGACACCGGAATTGGAATGGTAGAAAGTCAAATCCGTAGATTGTTTTCTAGATTTGGGATTAGCGAAGCTTCGCTGACTAGGGAACAAGAAGGAACTGGTTTGGGACTTGCTTTAGTGAAGGAATTAGTTGAATTACACGGTGGTAAGGTCGGAGTGGAAAGTGAACATGGGAAGGGTTCTCATTTTTATTTTACTTTGCCCATTTCTACAAATAACTCCAAAGAATTGGAAACAAACTCAAATTATTACCACCTATTCAAACATGAATATATTCCAGACTTAGTGAGCCATTCTAAAGTTTTTTCCGAAAAAATTGAAATCAAAAGAACCACCAAACTACTCGTAGTTGAAGATAATCCCGATTTACGATCTTATTTAGGTTCCATTTTAACTCGTGTAGGTTTTCATGTTTTAGTAGCTGCAGATGGTCAAGCAGGACTTGAGGCCGTTTACTCAGAAACACCCGATTTAGTCATCACTGACTTAATGATGCCCAAATTAAGTGGGCTCGACTTAATTCGCGAAATTCGAAAGAAAGAACATCTAAATTCACTTCCAATTATCCTCCTCACTGCCAAAGCGGACGCAGCCACTAGAAAAGAAGTACATGGAGAAGGAGCCGATATCTACCTCTCCAAACCGTTTCTTGAACCTGAACTTTTGAGTGTAATTCGAAATGCATTAAGATTAAAGGAAACAGAATTTTATCTCAAAGAAGAACTTTCGCGTGGAATTCGAATTCAGAAAAAACTTTTACCTGAATTAAACTTTGATCAAGGTTTGATTTCAGCAGAAGTTGAATTTATTCCAAGCGATGGAATTGCAGGGGATTATTACATTGTACAATCGCTAGGTGAAGGAAAAACCTTTTTGTTATTAGCTGATGTTTCTGGTCATGGTTTTTCTGCAGGAATGGTTTCCGCAATATTACATTTCGTTTTACAACTACCAAATACTCCAAAAGATAACCCCGAAGCTTGTTTAAAATGTTTGAATTCTTACTTATATGGAAACACAGCAGGTTTGTTTGTTACAGCAGTGGCAGTAGTAGTAGACTCTAACCAAAAAAAATTCACATGGTCCAAAGCCGGGCACGAAGATATTTATTTAGGAGCCAAAGAAAATTTTTCTCCCTTAATCGGGAATGGTAAACCATTGGCAATACTACCTAACTGGGAAGGAAAAAGTTATGACGTAATTTATACACCTGGTGATAAACTCTTTTTATTTTCTGATGGAATTTTTGATGTTCGCTCCAAAGACCAAACTCTATTTCGAGACTCTGGATTCTGGGAGTGGGCAAAAGATATAACCCATTGGAATGTAAAATCAGCCTTCTCAACTTTATTACAAATGGCAAGGAAACACCAGAATTCCGAAAAGTTTGAGGACGATGTCACTCTCCTTTCCATTGAATTTTTAAATTAATTTTTTTTAATACGAACCAACATACAAATTTAGGAATGAGGATAATCGTCAATGTAACGACAGAAGTTTTTTGGAGCTATAGACTATTTTGAATTATATTTACACTTCTATCGTTTCACAATAATAACCATATTAAATTTGTGCTAATCGTTTCAAGAGGGAAGATTTTTCTTTATCTTTGGTTACTAAATTCAAAGCGTTTCGAAAGTAAATTTTTGCTTTTTCTGGCTCTAGATCACAATACAATTCCCCCAAAAGGGAATAATAATATGGATTCGTTTTTAGTTCGACTCCATTTAACTCTTCCAGTGCCGCTTCTCTTCCTTTTACCTTAAATAGTACAAAGGCCCTATTTAATAAAAGTAAGGGAGAGTATTCCAACTCTAACAAGTGAGTGTAAAGTTCGTAAATGGACTCCCATTTTTTTCCAGTATCCTCTGGCCTAGTATGCCAATAAGCAATGGCTGCTTCTAAATGGTATTTTGAAAATTTTGGTTCTTTACTTGACTGGAAAAAGAAATATTCGCCCTTTTTAATGAATTCTTTATTCCATAGTTCCCTGTTCTGATCTCCATAAAGGATAATTCCCCCTTCTCCATCCAACCTTGCTTCAAATCTAGAAATATGAAAACAAAGGAGGGAAAGAAGTGCATTCACATCGGAAGTGTTAGTTTCATTATTTTCCAATAAAATAGTACAAAGACGAATGGCTTCTAGGCATAAATCTTTTCTTAGGATTCTGTCTTGGACTTGTGATAAATATCCCTCGTTAAACAGTAAATAAATGGTTCGAAGCACAGAGGACAATCTTTCTTCTAATTCACAAGGTTTTGGAAATTCTAATGAAATATTGTTTTCCCTTAGTTTATTTTTTGCTCGAAGTAGTCTTTTGTTAATTGTCTCTTTATTTGACAGAAATGCCCTTGCTATTTCTTCAATCCCAAACCCGCAAAGGATTCGTAATGATAAACCAATTTGGGATTCTAAAGGAAGGGAAGGATGAGCAATGGCAAAAATCATTCGAAGTTGGCTGTCTAGAATATTTTCATCGGAAAGATCCAGCTCTATTTCTGTTATATTTTTTTCTCTTTGATAAACGGGAAGAACCTTGTTATACAAAATAGATTCTCTATGGATAAAATTCTTAGCTTTATTTTTAGCGACTGCATACAACCAACCAATAGGATTTTCTGGGATTCCATTTAACCCCCAAGTTTGTGATGCAGTCAGAAAGGTTTCACTTGCAATATCCTCAGCAATTTCCAATTGAAAAAACCCATATTGTTTACAGAGAACAGAAATTATCTTTGTATATTCCGTTCGAAACAAATTGGGAAGTAAGTCTGAATGATTCATGAATATACAAAGAGATTCAATTAATGTTCTTTTTCCTTATGAATACCGACTACCTTTCTCACCTCCACGCTATTTCCTTCTCCCATAAGGATAGGACAATTTTGTGCAATATTGGCAGCATCTTCAAAATCATTTGCTAAAATCATAATAAAACCAGCTAAAGATTCTTTAGTTTCTACATAGGGACCATCGGTAATGATATGATCCGATTGAATGACCTTTCCTTCCGTTGATAAGGCAGTTCCTGACTTAAACTTCTTTTGTGCAACGATACTGTTTACCCATTCCTGATATTGCTGCATATAAATTTGCAATTGTTCAGGAGAAGGTTGGTTCTCCTTCGTTAGAATGTCTAAACGCATTAAAATTAAATATTCTTCCATTGTTTATCTCCTATTTTTCTCATTGAAACTTCTACGGATAAAATCTCGAACCTTTGTTTCGTATTCATATTGATTCGTTTCCCATATAGAACCGTGAGACCCTAAATCAGGGAACCAAACTTCACTTGGTCCAGGATAAAGTTTTGCCAGTGACTTCGAATGTTCATAAGATACTACAGAATCTGCCTTACTATGAATTAACAATAGAGGCACAGAACTAGCGAATGGTAAAGAATTTTCGGGACAGAGCAATGAATCAAATTTCCCTCTGCTGTTTACAAGTTCGATTAATGTGTAAACCATCCAATTGGGTAAGTTAGCAGATTCTGGAGAATCCAAAATCAATCGATTAAAACTTAGCATAGGATTTTCTAATATTAATCCTTTTACCTTTTCTAAAAAAGGAAGAGAGATTAATACAGAAGAAGCTCCCACAGAAGAACCCATCATTAGAATATTCTTATATTTTTTAGATACATACAAGTATGCAGAGATCACATCTCTAGATTCACGGTTTCCGAAACTAAGTCCTGGAACTAAACATGGTGCCTCTCCATGACAAGAAAGGTCAAAACTTAAAACATTCAATCCTTGGCTTAGATAAAACGGGATGAATCGGGTCAGCTCTCTTCGATCGGCACCTCCTCCATGGATCAGTAGGATCACTCCCTTTTCATGGATAGATCCGTTATCACTAGCTGACACAAACCAACCTGGAAGATTATATCCGTTAAGGGAAGGAACCGAAATTTCTTGAAATTCAAATTCCTTTGTTAGGCGGATGTTTCCACAAAATTTTCCCCAAACTTTTTCACCTTCGATACTACATTTCTCAAAGTTCTTACTGATCCCTTTCCAGACCGGAAACAGAATCTGGTTACTCGCCGACCAGATTGCGAAAGTAAAAGCAAATAGGAAGATAAATAGAAGGACCACAGAGAAATACCCGAGATTCCGAAGTCTCTTTTTTCCTTTGAATGGTTCGATTAAATTTTGTATTTTGGTCATGCCAATCTCCTGTCACTTATATCCAATGAAGATTGGTAAAATGGACAGGGGACTGTAAAAAAGTGAAATGATGGGGATGTTGATTCTACTGCTTATCGAATCGCCCAAGTTGCGTATTGAACTTGTTCAGATGCTGGTCCAGCGATTGAGACCAATACGAATGCTCCGTTCCCATATGCCACTCCACGATACTGGCCAGTGGAAAGGGGTGTCCTTGCCGTCCAAGTAATCCCATCAAGCGAGGTCATTGCGCGGCTGGTACCAGTAAAAGATGCTGCCATAAAAAGGCCATTGCCATATTGGACACCATACCATTCATTATTTTCCGCAGCCGATCTTGCTGTCCAATTGATGCCATCGGAAGAGGTCATCACTCGGTTTGTCCCCGATCTTGCAACGGCTACAAATGTATTTTTTCCAAAGGTTACAGCTCGCCAATCATTGGTTTGAGCAGCTGTGCGTGCTGTCCAATTGGTAGCATCCGTTGAGGTGGCTACTTGACCACCGGACGCCACAATGACAAAGACTCCATTACCATAAGCGATACCTTCGTAACCGCCTGCAGGTGGAGCCACACTGGTCCAATCGATACCATTCGTTGAGGTGGCAATGCTCGTTGCACTAATCGCTACAAAACGTCCATTCCCAAAAAGTACATTGGTCCAATTGACTGTACCACCACCTGGTAAGGAACGCATAATCCAATTGATTCCATCTGTGGAAGTCATAGCTCGGTTCGTCACTCCCGAATTTGCCAAAGCCACGAAGATGTTATTTCCGTAAGCAACACCAAGCCATTGTTCCGAGTCACCAGCCGTACGCTCTGTCCAGGTTTTTGCATCAGGGGATGTCATCACTGTGTTGGTAAGGGCAGCATCTTGGGCAACTGAGACAAATTGGTTCCCTCCAAAGGTGACGGCTACCCAAACTTTTGAGCTAGAAGCAGCTGCACTAGTAAAAGTACTTAACTCGCAGCGTTCCGGATTGGTTTCACAGGTTTGCGTCGCATAGAGTCCTAAAAGGAGTAGAGGCAATTGGTCGTCTTTTTGCTTCGAACATGAGGTAAAAATGAAACTGAAACAAGTTAAAAAGTAAATTACACATAACGGACTATTTTTTCCAAATATGCCAATCGAAACCTTCATAAACAAAAACTCCTTTATTTTTGCGGATAACACGAGCTTTACTATATATCCTAATCTCACAGCATCCTATACAAATCCCTTATAAACTCAATTCATTTCTTCGGAAAAAGTATAACAATAAAATGCGAAAGCTATAAAATTTAAATGTAGGTGTTTACCAATTCACTTCCAAAAATGATTTTTCATTTTTTAGGATTTGTTCGAAACCCAAAATCTCTTTTGAATGTTTCAGTGTGATATCGATTTCATCCCAACCGCTCCGGATCCGATTCACAGAAGCAGAATCCAAATGAAATGGAAAGCTTTGGTCTCCCGCTTGTACTTCCAAATTTTCTAAATTGATTCTGATTGGAGATCCCGATTTTTTAGAAACCCATTCATTAAGATATTGGATTTCTTCGTCTTTCAAACGAACCAGTGCTATTCCATTCTTCGCAGAATTAATCGAGAATATATCTGCGAAAGAGGGAGCCAAAATCGCTCTGAATCCGAAATCAGAAAGAGCCCAAGGCGCATGTTCTCTACTCGAGCCGCAGCCGAAATTTTTTCCAGCGATGAGCACACTTGCATTCTTAAATCCTTCTTGGTTCAAAATGAATTCTGGATTTGGAATCGTTCCTTCTAAATCTAGATATCTCCAATCATGAAATAAATGTTTTCCAAAACCCTTTTTATCGATTAATTTCATAAATTGTTTAGGAAGTATTTGGTCCGTATCAATATCTTCTCTTGGGATAGTGACTGCCACTCCCGTATGGATTGTCCAATTTCCTACGCTCATACCAATTTCCTCACATCTGTAAATTTTCCGGTCACTGCTGCAGCCGCTGCCATAGAAGGACTGACTAAATGAGTTCTCCCGCCCCTGCCTTGTCTACCTTCGAAGTTACGGTTAGAAGTAGACGCACATCTTTCTCCTGGTTTTAATACGTCATCGTTCATCGCAAGACAAAGCGAACAACCAGGCTCTCTCCATTCAAATCCAGCTTCTATAAAAATTTGATCCAAACCTTCTCGTTCTGCCTGACGTTTTACAGAGCCTGAACCTGGAACGACCAAAGCTTGCACATTCGGATGGACTTTTTTTCCTTTGGCAACTTCTGCTGCAGATCTTAAGTCTTCTATCCTTGCATTCGTACAAGAGCCGATGAATACCTTATCAATTCTAATTTCTGAAATGGGTGTTCCTGGTTTTAAACCCATATATGCAAGTGCGTTCTCGGCAGTTTCTTTTGCTCTGGCGTCTAAGATTTTTTTTGGATTCGGAACAATACCGTCTATAGGCAAAGACTGAGAAGGATTGGTTCCCCAGGTAACTTGGGGTTCTATATTAGAAATATCTAATTCAATCATCTCATCAAAAACTGCATCGTCATCTGTGAAGAAAGTTTTCCAATATTCTATCGCTTTTTGAAAACTTTCTCCTTTAGGGATAAGCTTTCTATCTTTCAGATAATCAAATGTGATCTGGTCAGGTGCGATGAGACTTGCCCTTGCACCCGCTTCGATACTCATATTACAAAGAGTCATTCGACCTTCCATAGAAAGAGAATGAATCCAATCCCCTGAATATTCCATGGTGAATCCTCTGCCTCCAGAGGTTCCAATCTTTGTTATGAGTTCTAAGACTACATCTTTTGCAGTGATTCCAAATCCAGGTTTACCAACAAAACGAACGAGCATTGATTTTGTTTTGGCCTGCTTAAGAGTTTGTGTTGCAAGAACATGTTCCACTTCACTAGTTCCGATTCCAAAAGCCAATGCCCCAAAGGCTCCATGTGTTGCTGTATGAGAATCTCCACATACGATCACAGATCCAGGAATCGTAAATCCTAACTCAGGTCCTAATACATGGACAATCCCTTGTTCGGGATCTTCGGGACCAAATAAACGGATTCCGAAATCATTGCAGTTTTTCTCCATGGTATCGATCTGCAATCGGGAGATCGGTCCTGCTGCATTTCTGTTTTTACGATCTCTTGTGGAAACATTATGATCCACCACTCCGAAGGTGAGGTCCGTCCTTCTTACATCTTTATTTTTCGTTCTTAATCCTTCGAAGGCTTGGGCAGAAGTCACTTCATGAAGGATATGCCGGTCCACATATAAAATCGTTTCAGAGTCTGAATTCTCTAAGATCCTATGACTTTCCCAAATTTTGTCGTATAGAGTTTGTCCCATTTTTCCCTCTTAGTAAATAAGATATCAAATAAACTGATATAATGCAAATAAATTGGTTTTATAAAATATATAACTAAAAGTTATATGTACGAATGGAATTCAGACAGATCGTTTATTTTCTTGCAATCTCAGAATCAGGAACATTCCAAAAAGCAGCATCGCAGTTGGGATTAACTCAACCTGCACTCTCAAAACAAATTTTTCTTTTGGAAAAGGAACTAGGGGTCAGTGTTTTGGAAAGAGGGGGAAGGTCGGTTCGACTCACTCATGAAGGGGAAAGATTCTATCAGTATTCGATTAGAATGAAAGAATTATGGGAAGAAATACAAAACGGCTTTTCTAATGATAACGAACTAAAAGGTAACTTTTCTATTTCTGCGGGAGGGACAGTCTCAGCCTGGGTCTTACCTCAAATTTTAAAAGAAATCTTAAAAAAAAGGCCAGGACTTTCTCTTTCTGTAAGAGAAGGAGATGCTAAAGAGACTAAGGATGCCGTATTAAAAGGAGAAGTTGATCTTGGGATTTTAACTGGTCCCATATCTGAGCCTAGTCTCAATGTTTTAGAATTTTTATCCGATAGAATCTTTCCTGTTGCTGCTAAAGACCATCCCATTTTTCTTAAAAAGAAAATTAGAATCGATGATCTAAAAAAACAAACCTTTGTATTTTTCCATCCAGGTTCTGCTCTTAGAAAAGCTGTGGAAAAGAAAATAAAATCTTTTCCAAAAGAATTTGGATCTAAGATCGCTATGGAACTAAGAAGTGTAGAATCCGTAATCAAATCATTGGAAGCGGGACTGGGAATTGGTTTTTTATCTGAATATTCTATAAGTCCAAAACTTAAAAAAATAAAATTCGAAGACTGGAATACAGAAAGGAAATTTTTCCTCTGTTATCGCAAAAAATCAGGGCCTGCACTTGCGCTACTCGCGGAAGAAATTTTAAGATCCACAGAGAAATGGAGATCAGAAAAGGAAGCTACTTAAAGTTAACAGAACTAAGTTTCATCACTTTCAATGAAAGGATGAAACTTAGAACCGGAATATCTTAAAACTGAATGTTCATTTGTTTTATTCGATATTATTTTAATTAAATAAGAGTTACAACAATATATGAAAATTTCCCAAACAAGTTTAGATAATAAATTTTCAAAAACGTAACTATTGTTCAACGCAGATCAATTGTTGGTTACTTAAATTGCAAGCTTCAGGAGTCCAACCTGCCGTAATGTCAGAAATTGCAGTTGAATTTCCTTGGCCCATAACTCCGGTAAATGAGCCAGAATTACTTCTCCATAAATCACAGGTATTACTTGTGTTTGTTGTCCAATTTGTATTCAAACCAGTCCAATACTTTGAATTGACTGAAAATCTCAGTGACAATGTAGAAACGAATAAACCCGCAGAATTCGTCGTACCGATAACGCCCTCTGTTTGATGATAGGTTCGATTCGGTGCAAAAACCCAATCAGTTTGTCCATCACCAACGTTTGCGCCAATAGAAGCAGTTCTGGTCACCCCATCAACTACCATAGCTTTATAATTACCGGTACCAGGATAATTCCCATCGGAACTACAAGACGTATCAAAATTTTTTGCACTTCCTGG
The window above is part of the Leptospira terpstrae serovar Hualin str. LT 11-33 = ATCC 700639 genome. Proteins encoded here:
- a CDS encoding beta-propeller fold lactonase family protein, with protein sequence MRKSNVLILNLFFSISCFYHPLWKPYFFPETDQFSKLQIQFASAIFLIQPRIYSLSKTSGVEGETIIIDGINFSPQASENAVNFSGSVQATIENATNTSLTIRIPYGAKSGPITIQNRQGSSQSFDTFTVYRYFISFSVGANTELYSLNMNTGAIVANSSSPYALTSNSASFSPNGKFAYSGGFGISYISSYAVNLENGILSSLNANAGATTMDPVFFAFHPTNRFLYVSSFSGASITAFSFDQNTGILTKINDYSQSCFCSLNHLAITPDGKFLYVNGNGGTEPIIGYSVDQNTGALSNLAGSPFGTGVPNMEALLVDSTSNYLYSVASAGVIIGRQIDSFTGNLTAIPGSPFTGTTGNFRAVMHPSGKYFYTVNILGATLAKHDISTNNGSISSANSILNFGSNLQFVTLDPTGTYGFVSNIASNNFYQFKVDPTTGAPSLMNSGNPYPASATPSVPQPFRLAQ
- a CDS encoding ClpP family protease, whose protein sequence is MEATQYYSNGQIENVYLEQRKVFLWGEVNDNSARYLIDRFLYLEALDPTRPVTLYIHSPGGSTYAGLAILDVMKSLHNPVHTICLGMAMSFGAVLLLSGAKGYRFAYPHSKVLIHQPHVMGEFKGPAEDIRIFAESVRREKDLLNQIMANATGQPLEKIMEDTERDTWFSATEALEYGVIDKIIGI
- a CDS encoding RNA polymerase sigma factor codes for the protein MNDISYIELLNQAKSGDLRAWADLQNRFSSFANQFACKILKDEDLAQDVVQESFWDLYRNLEKITTPAAFPSLLKRTLIKYVDRILRKKESQNLIFVDPIQIDQNSEKLDFSLLEKECFETISKNVKKLDPDDQKLIELYYYQNYSLVEISKSEGKTLSFIKKRHIRVKRILRNGIGETFRPEANSSFMVAA
- a CDS encoding SpoIIE family protein phosphatase, whose protein sequence is MSQIFAFVRSLFQAPAGVELRYQRYYVATNSIYVLAALIHFTFIFFFTLVGAWEMAIFNFGSVFWFAFTIWINRKKYLFTSLYLCFSEVFLHALAATYFFGWGAGYQYYMMLFATGIFLLPPGKNFLKFGSIVIGCLLFASTYYYSMTNSPVYIWNENFLALINVSNIIFSTLFHAGFAYYFTLAANIAEDSLERENKAQTAFFQNISHELRTPLTLISGPSESALQRGEGLSPSEVKVVVNQSRRLTRLVNQLLDLQKITSGRMELRKSNLRLNEFLTQVSENFTSYVKRKNIDFELILCEEPVFVEADPEQLDKCIFNYLSNSIKFTEAGGKIRLELKKIENVAVVSVRDTGIGMVESQIRRLFSRFGISEASLTREQEGTGLGLALVKELVELHGGKVGVESEHGKGSHFYFTLPISTNNSKELETNSNYYHLFKHEYIPDLVSHSKVFSEKIEIKRTTKLLVVEDNPDLRSYLGSILTRVGFHVLVAADGQAGLEAVYSETPDLVITDLMMPKLSGLDLIREIRKKEHLNSLPIILLTAKADAATRKEVHGEGADIYLSKPFLEPELLSVIRNALRLKETEFYLKEELSRGIRIQKKLLPELNFDQGLISAEVEFIPSDGIAGDYYIVQSLGEGKTFLLLADVSGHGFSAGMVSAILHFVLQLPNTPKDNPEACLKCLNSYLYGNTAGLFVTAVAVVVDSNQKKFTWSKAGHEDIYLGAKENFSPLIGNGKPLAILPNWEGKSYDVIYTPGDKLFLFSDGIFDVRSKDQTLFRDSGFWEWAKDITHWNVKSAFSTLLQMARKHQNSEKFEDDVTLLSIEFLN
- a CDS encoding RNA polymerase sigma factor, with product MNHSDLLPNLFRTEYTKIISVLCKQYGFFQLEIAEDIASETFLTASQTWGLNGIPENPIGWLYAVAKNKAKNFIHRESILYNKVLPVYQREKNITEIELDLSDENILDSQLRMIFAIAHPSLPLESQIGLSLRILCGFGIEEIARAFLSNKETINKRLLRAKNKLRENNISLEFPKPCELEERLSSVLRTIYLLFNEGYLSQVQDRILRKDLCLEAIRLCTILLENNETNTSDVNALLSLLCFHISRFEARLDGEGGIILYGDQNRELWNKEFIKKGEYFFFQSSKEPKFSKYHLEAAIAYWHTRPEDTGKKWESIYELYTHLLELEYSPLLLLNRAFVLFKVKGREAALEELNGVELKTNPYYYSLLGELYCDLEPEKAKIYFRNALNLVTKDKEKSSLLKRLAQI
- a CDS encoding YciI family protein — encoded protein: MEEYLILMRLDILTKENQPSPEQLQIYMQQYQEWVNSIVAQKKFKSGTALSTEGKVIQSDHIITDGPYVETKESLAGFIMILANDFEDAANIAQNCPILMGEGNSVEVRKVVGIHKEKEH
- a CDS encoding alpha/beta hydrolase, encoding MTKIQNLIEPFKGKKRLRNLGYFSVVLLFIFLFAFTFAIWSASNQILFPVWKGISKNFEKCSIEGEKVWGKFCGNIRLTKEFEFQEISVPSLNGYNLPGWFVSASDNGSIHEKGVILLIHGGGADRRELTRFIPFYLSQGLNVLSFDLSCHGEAPCLVPGLSFGNRESRDVISAYLYVSKKYKNILMMGSSVGASSVLISLPFLEKVKGLILENPMLSFNRLILDSPESANLPNWMVYTLIELVNSRGKFDSLLCPENSLPFASSVPLLLIHSKADSVVSYEHSKSLAKLYPGPSEVWFPDLGSHGSIWETNQYEYETKVRDFIRRSFNEKNRR
- the leuD gene encoding 3-isopropylmalate dehydratase small subunit, whose product is MSVGNWTIHTGVAVTIPREDIDTDQILPKQFMKLIDKKGFGKHLFHDWRYLDLEGTIPNPEFILNQEGFKNASVLIAGKNFGCGSSREHAPWALSDFGFRAILAPSFADIFSINSAKNGIALVRLKDEEIQYLNEWVSKKSGSPIRINLENLEVQAGDQSFPFHLDSASVNRIRSGWDEIDITLKHSKEILGFEQILKNEKSFLEVNW